The nucleotide window TTTTTTATTTAAACCGTATTTATTTACCAGTAATTATACCACTATTTGTCCTATACCATTATTTATCCGTAAATAACTTTTTTATCAGAAATAAATAAACTTTTTATCAGAAAAATTTCTTTAAATTTATTTAAACTTAAAATAAATCCCTAATTTTAAAAAAAATAATCATTGTAAAGTTTAAAAAGACATATAAAGTTTAAAAATATGGATAAAATTTTAAAATGAGGAATAAAGTTTAAAAATATGGAATAAAGTTTAAAAAAAAGGAATTAGTTTTAAAAAAAGGGATGAAGTTTAAAAAGGTTTAATTTACTTTTTGACCAGTTCGCTCATCTATGTAAATATTATTTATGAATTTATGATTCATGGTGTACACTGGAACCTGCCAGGCATGAACCCCTTTATAGGTGGTCATTACTGGTTTTCCCAGAATAACATCAGGTCCTACGTATTTTTTGGCCAAATCCTTTGCTTCATCTGCAGATACACTGGAGGGAGGTGGAGGGTTATTTCCATTCTGGTTATTGTCCGGGGAAACTGTAGTGTTACTTGCAGTAGAATTATTGAGTGCAATACTGAAATTATTGGTGTTATTACTAATGTTAGTGGTGTTTCTGGCAGGAGAGGGTTGCATGGCAACCAATGAAGCTGCAGCAATGGCACAAATAACCACAATCACAATAATAGTAAGGATACTTTTTTTCAACCTTTTGACACCCCAATCACATAAGTAAATTTAATTTCATATGTGTTTGCAATGATTTATGATTTTAACTTTAATGATTTTAACCATTTTAAAAATTTGTGATGATATCTGGAAATTAAATTAAAAAGATAAATAAAAAAGAGTTAAGGATAAAAAAATTGAATCAATTTAAAAAATTCACACCTTTTTAGAACCCTTCAAAACATCCATACCTTCCAGGAAGCACTTGGCAAAGTACTCCACCTGGTTTGTGGGTATGGAGAAGCTCACTCTCAGGTATCGGTGCCCGAATTTCTTGCTGGTGTAAGATCCTTCCCTGGCAAATATTTTACGTTCTATAAGGTAGTCTGCCATTTCTCGGGGTGTAACTCCAGTGTCAACCATGTCAATAGCCATCATATTTCCATCTGATGGGTAGACTGCGATGAATGCTCCGTCAACCTGGTCCACTGCCTGTTTGATTATGTCCTGGTTCTGGCGTGTGGTTCCTTTAACCCGGTCGATCCATTTTGGTTTGGATTCTATAGCAGCCATTGCCCCGTTTTGAGCTACCAGGTTGGTTCCAAGGTCATTTACAACAATGGTACGTATGGAGTTGATTATCTCTGGTACTCCAATTACAGCACCGATTCTTAGACCGGCCATTCCATATATCTTGGAAAAACTGTACACCGTTACTGTATGTTCTGGACAAACCTTGGCCATGAGCTGATGATCATGGGCAAAATCACGGTAGGTGATGTCATGTAAGAGGTAAATATCATGATCCTCGGCAATATCCTTGAACTCTTTGCGTTCCTGTTTAGTATAAGATGATCCCAATGGATTAAGTGGATCAACCAGGGATACCAGTTTGGTATTCTTATCCAAGTTCTCTCTTACCAACTCAGGAGTTAACTTGTAACCGCATTCCGGACTGTAAATGGGTACGGATTTAACATGGTCCCCAAAACGGCTTGCAAAGTTATCAATGATAAGATATCCAGGGTCACATGTTATGGTGTTGTTTTCCGGTTCCAGAATGTCATTGGCACACATATAAAGTGATTCTGTTGCCCCAGCAGTTATCAGAATGTCATATTCACTGCCCAGTCCCAGGTCATTCATTACCAGTTCCTTGAGACGTGGAAAGCCTTCTGGTGGGGGGTACTTGCAGTAATCATTGCCCTGTATACTGGCTACCATGGCCTCGCTGATTCCGTCCTGGTCATGGAGATGATTGGTGTTTTGACCCATCCAGATCATATCTGGATCATTGTAAACATAGTTAAAAAATTCATTAGCTGATTTAAATCCTTTTGGCAGTACTTTTGCGGCTTTAGCGTACTTTTTGGGTGAAATCATATCTCTCACTACACAATCCATCTTCAATTTTTTTAAATTAAAATTAGATATTTAGAATTACCATAAAAATGACACCGTCAAAAACTTATGGGACCATAAAATAGGAAAACTTCTATGATTTAACAATTTCTAGGGAAGCTTCAGTTATGGTGAATATTCTAAATTCTATGTGAATATAAATGCATATTTTTCAATGATATCTGTTAAGGTATGTTATATTTCATCTATTAAGATATCATCATTTATCTTATATCATCATTTATCATCACTTAATTTAAAACTATCTATACCTTATCTGAGACCACTATCCACGATACGGAACCGGGTGCGCAGCCCTTCCGGTCGGCTACGATGCCTTTTCAGGATGGCATATCTTTCCCCACTAACATCTCCTCTCTCCAGTTCCACCATGATCTTGCTTCTGTACTTTAAAATAGTACCCCCCACTGGTTCTACCATCCCCTCACCCTCAAAACTGGCGTATACTTGGTTGGTGATCACCACAGCAATATCGTGCTTACGGGCCAGCCTGGTTAAAAGACCCATCTGCCTCCCTAGTTCCAGATTGATCTGGGATGAATCACCATCACGAACCCGGTAAAGGGCCACTGCAGAATCCAGAATAACCAGATCCACCTCATCACCAGACTCCACCATCTTCTCTATCCTACGGAGTGTTAAATCCTGTTCTGAGAAGGTTGAAGGCTCAAAAACAATTATATTAGATGCAAGTTCCTTGAAATCAGAACCAGCTAATTGTTTAACTCTTTCAATGGACAGACCACCCTCAGTATCCACAAAAATTCCACTGTTACCATTTTTAGCATTTTGCACCAGGAGGTTGAGGGTTATGTTGGTCTTACCAGATCCTGGAGGACCGTAAAATTGTGTGATACATCCTTTTTCAACCCCACCCCCAATGAGGGAGTCAATAGGAGATGATGTGGGTATTTTACCCTTTTCTTTCATGTTGGATAGAATTTCTGACATTAAAACGCCTGTTACTTTATTTAAATTGAATCATTTCATATTATATTGGAAATACATTCCTTAATGAGAAATACCTTCCTGATTATTATTGGAGCCCAATCCATATAATTAGATCCATTATACAGTAGAATCATATTTACAGATTAATATTAAGTGTGATAGTTATTTCAATTTAAAATCCATATCACTGCTTTTTCCACTTTAAACTCGTATCACTAATTTCTCCAATTTAAACTATTCACAACTTAATTACACTATAAACCCCGTGTCACTAATTTCTCCAATTTAAACTATTCACAATTTAGTTCAATATAGCTCATATCAATACTTCTGTAAAATAGTGTAACTAATTTCTATTCCATAAACTGGAGTAGTTTTTCCATTCCAGCCCCTTCCCTCAGGATGCATGGGGGGCTGACCGTCAGATCTACTACTGTGGAGGAAATTCCACCACTACATGGTCCAGAATCAATTAGGATATCTGGATGATCATCCAGATCTTTACGTGCCTCCTGGGCAGATACAGGGGAGGGATGGCCAGATATGTTGGCACTGGTTGTGGTTATGGGGAATTCCTTTGAAAGTTCTCTGCAAATAGAGTTATCTGGAATTCTAACTCCTATTTTATCCATTCCCCCCGTAATCAACAATGGAACTACCTCTTTCTTATTTAAAATGAGTGTATATGGTCCAGGAAGGATTTTCTTGATTATGTCATCTATTTCTGGATTCAAATGGGCTATTTGTTGAATGTCCTTTACCTGTGAAACACATACTGACACAGGTTTAGTCAAAGGTCTTCCCTTCATAAGGTAAACTTTTAAAAGTGCATCTTCATTGAATACGTTAGCCCCTAAGCCATACACCGTGTCAGTGGGGTAAACCACAGTTTTACCACAATGCAAACTATCCCTGACCATTCCCATTTTCTCTTTTTCAGGGTTATCTGGATCAACTCTAATGATTTTCATCTTTTCTTACCTTAAACTCCAAAGTATATATTCTTATAAACCACATACTTGAAGTATGCTTAACCAAGTTCGGCCTCAATTTCAAAGATTCATAGACCCCCTAGCCAGGAGAATTGGGTTACACCCCAACGTGCTCACAATCATTGGACTGCTGGTTAGTCTTTGCGCTGCCTATGCATTTTCCCAGCAAAACTTACTTTTAGGTGGACTCCTCATCCTCTTAAGCGGCTTTTTTGACGTGATTGACGGGGCTGTGGCTCGAAACAATAACACCAAGAGCAAATTCGGCGGTTTCCTTGACTCCACCTCGGACCGCTTCGCAGATGCATTCATAATCATCGGAATCATCTATGGTGGATTCGTGAACTGGTTCTGGGGTATTCTTGCATTACTCGCCTCATTGAGTGTCAGTTATGTCCGGGCCCGGGCAGAGGTGGAAGGAATTAAATGTGATGTGGGAATAGCAGAACGAGCAGAACGCCTCTTCATTATTCTAGGTGGTGCATTTATTGGATACTTCACCAACCCCCAATTGGTCATGTCATTGGCCATTTTACTGGTAGTTATTTTGGGATATATAACTGTAATACAACGTATTTATCACTCCTGGAAGGAACTTAAAGATCTTTAAAAAATATTAAACTCTTAACTTCATTATAAACAGATTTAACAAATTTTTAACTCTAATTAAGTGCATTAGTGATAATATGGATGCAATAGACAGAATCAAAAAAGATTTGGACCTTTTTGCAAAAAATATAAAAGAAATAGAATCTATAAAAATCAATGGTGAAGAGGAAAAAATTGTGGAAATGGCCAAAAATTATAGGGATGACACCAGATACTACTTGGAACAGAATGATCATCTCACCTCTTTCGGCTGCATAACCTATGCCCACGGACTTTTAGATGCAGTACGTCTTTTACACAACCTCATAAAGGATGAATAATAATAAAATAATTCCAATTGATTCACCAAAAAAAATGAAGGTGCTAAAATGAGGAAGTTCTTCGGTAAGGAATCCATGGTGGAGGGACATTCCCGTCAGCATGTGGAACTGGTCTACCAGTGCGTTCAGAAACTCAGAGAATTAATGCCCCCATTTTACAGGGGCGAGTTTGACATACTGGATGCTAAAGTGATTGAAATGTCAATCCTGGAAACCAAAGCCGATGAAGTTCGCAGGATCATGGAGATTGAATTCTTTAAAGGAGCTTTCCTTCCCTTTGATCGGGAAGACCGAATAATCCTGGCAGAACTGGTGGATAACGTGGCAGATATGACACAGGAAGCCGCTTACGGAATAAGCCTCAGTAGAATCACATTCCCGCCTCATTATAAAAATGATTTTGATGAACTGGTGGAAGAGGTTATCGATTCCATTGCTGTTTTAAAAGATTGTATTGAACTCTTGGATGTGGATCTTGGAGAAGCCCTCAAGAAAGCCCATGAAGTTGAAGAACAGGAAATTAAAGTGGACATAATTGAGAGGCGTATAATTAAAAAACTTTACCAATCTTATCGTGATGAGGAATTTGGCATTTTAAGATTAATAGAACTTAAAGCAATGGTTATCCGCTTAGGGAATATTGTAGATCGGGCAGAAGATGCCTCAGACAGGGTGCCCATCATCGCTGCCAAGAGAAAAGGTTGATATTGGTATAAATAACCATAATTAGTCTTATAAATACCATGATTAATTAATAAATAATAATTAAGATCCACACTTATACTAAATTATATCTGTTCTTTACTTACTTGATTTTAAATTTCTTTTACTTGATTCCAAATTAAAAAACCTATTCCTCTGAAAACAGAAAATTTAAATAAATTAAACTGGGAAAATTAGCGGAATTAGGTGGGAAAATGTAATGAATTTCAATGATCCGATTTTAAAGGAAGCTAAAAAGGACTTCCAGTACCTTTTGGAACGTGGTTTTCCCAGAACTGGGGCTTTGGAATATGTGGGGAATCATTATCTTCTGGGACAGACTCAAAGAAACTACTTGAATCGCACTGTTTTCTCCCGGGAAAAAATCAAAAGCCGTAAAGATAAATTAATCCTCCTGTCGGATGTAAAGGGTAAAGATGTTCTTGTGGATGGTTACAATGTTCTCATTACCACTGAAACCATGTTTCAGGGTGCAGATAATTTAATTGTAAACTGTGATGATGGGGTTACCCGGGATGTTAAAGCAGTTTTTGGGAAATACAAAAGAAATGAAACCACTGAAATAGCTCTGAAATCCATCATATCATTACTGAAACTTTTTAAACCCAAAAAGGTGCTTTTTTTCTATGATAGTCCTGTGAGTTTAAGTGGAGAACTGGCCAAAACCACCAAGGACATATTAAACTCCTGTGAAGTTCCAGGTGATGCTCAAACTTCAAAAAATGTGGATTTAAAACTAGTTAGGCTATCCCACGAACTAGGGGCAGTGGTGGCCACCAGTGATGGTATAATCATTGATAAAGTAGATAGAGTCCTGGATATACCGTTTTATGCCTCAAGAACGTGTAAACAATAACCTAAAGAATATTGGTATGGGTAATCTAAAGAATAATCTACAGGAATAACCTAAGAATAATATTCATTGTAAAATAGGGGAATAGTTAAAGAATATGAGAAAACTATTAAAAAAAATATTTTTTATTTATTTAACACTCTTAAAATACAATACTCTAAATGATCACGTTTTATAGGCTTACTTACAACAACAGCATCATCTGGTAGTTGCAATGACTTATTTAAACAGTTTTTGATGAAGACCGAGAGAAAGATAATGGGGATTTTATAAAGATCTTCAATTTTGTGGGCAGCCTCCACACCACTCATTTCACCTTTTAATTTTATGTTGATGATAACCAAGTCAGGATTTAAATCTCCTGCCTCTTGAATTGCTTTTTGGCCACTAGGAACTATTTTAACTATATTATGCCCTAATTCTGTTAAAATAGATTTTAAATCTAAAATGGTTCTTTTGTCGTCTTCAACAATTAAAATCATCATAACAATCAACAAAATTTAGGCTGTATAATTTATGATATAACATATTAAAGAATAAGGTTTTGGATCTAAAGAAATAAGGCTTAATCTAAGAATAAGTTTTAGATCTAAGAAATTAGGTTTATGTTTTAAAAAATAAAGTTTTTGGGCTTCATACAAGATGAAGCTCAAAATTTAATCTCTAACTTAATCTGGCGAGAGATTAATTAAATATCTTCAAATCTTCCACTGAGTTTTTCCATGACACCGGGTAAGGTGGTGTATTCCATTTCATCAGCGGGTAACCTGTGTGGTTCGAATGGGCCATGTCTTCTCATGTACTCGGCAACTTCTGAGGCCAGTGCTCGGGAACGATCAAATGCAGGGTCATCGAACATATCGGCTGGTCCTACTAATTTACCGTCAGCTATCTGGAAACCCAGGGCTATTACCCTTGGTGGTCCGTCGAATCGTACAGGGTATGCGTTTTTCTGTCCTACAGGCATGAGTGGTCCGTTGTGTGATCCTCTCATCCATCCACCCACTAGGTGTGGGAATGCGAATGGTTCCACAATTTCTCCTGCTGCGGGGAATCCGGACTGTGATCTTACTATGGCTACTGGGTCGTCTTTTCCAACGTATTTACCAGCCATGAGATTTAACCGTTCGGTACTGATGGATGCAGCGATTTCTTTGTCGTCCCTTCTGCGGACACGTTTTATGACGTATCTGCTGATGGTACCCAAGAGGGCCAGTAAATCGTACATTTCATCAGGACAGGACAGTTTTACTTTTTTGTGTTCCATAACATCGTAAACTTCAAATTCAAATCCGTTGTGCATTGATGGGTCGATTACCAGACCTGCAGTGCTGAATGGGTCTGCGAACATTTTATAAATGGGCAGGTTAAATGCTCCGGGTTCGGTCTTATCACAACAGAAAACAACCACCGGGTCACTGGGCCTTTCTTTAAATTCCATTTCTGCAACTCCAGGACCCATACCTTTGATGTTTCCTGAGAATGTGTCAGATAAAAGGTCCTGACCTGCACCGTAAAGTTTTAGTTCACGAGCAATTGCGGTTCCTTCTAAAAAGGCATTCCATGCCATTTCATGGATTTCTTCGTTTTCTTCACCCTGTTTGTGGGTCATTATAAGTTCGGTGTCGTCACCACAATTGGTCACATAATAATCAATAAGAAGCTCTTCTTCCTTGGCTTTTGCTAAGATCTCTTCACATTTTTTTAATATTGCGGGGTGAGCTAATCCGTGTCCTGCTATACTACCAACGTCTGCTTTTATCACACTAATGGTGGTTTTCATATTCTATACACCTCTAAAAAAGTCATGAACGTCTAAAACAGCATTTAAATGCTGAAAAAGGGCGGTTCGAATCAATAATTATAAACCAGTTTTTAATAAAAACTAGTG belongs to uncultured Methanobacterium sp. and includes:
- a CDS encoding pyridoxal phosphate-dependent aminotransferase, which translates into the protein MISPKKYAKAAKVLPKGFKSANEFFNYVYNDPDMIWMGQNTNHLHDQDGISEAMVASIQGNDYCKYPPPEGFPRLKELVMNDLGLGSEYDILITAGATESLYMCANDILEPENNTITCDPGYLIIDNFASRFGDHVKSVPIYSPECGYKLTPELVRENLDKNTKLVSLVDPLNPLGSSYTKQERKEFKDIAEDHDIYLLHDITYRDFAHDHQLMAKVCPEHTVTVYSFSKIYGMAGLRIGAVIGVPEIINSIRTIVVNDLGTNLVAQNGAMAAIESKPKWIDRVKGTTRQNQDIIKQAVDQVDGAFIAVYPSDGNMMAIDMVDTGVTPREMADYLIERKIFAREGSYTSKKFGHRYLRVSFSIPTNQVEYFAKCFLEGMDVLKGSKKV
- the radB gene encoding DNA repair and recombination protein RadB — protein: MSEILSNMKEKGKIPTSSPIDSLIGGGVEKGCITQFYGPPGSGKTNITLNLLVQNAKNGNSGIFVDTEGGLSIERVKQLAGSDFKELASNIIVFEPSTFSEQDLTLRRIEKMVESGDEVDLVILDSAVALYRVRDGDSSQINLELGRQMGLLTRLARKHDIAVVITNQVYASFEGEGMVEPVGGTILKYRSKIMVELERGDVSGERYAILKRHRSRPEGLRTRFRIVDSGLR
- a CDS encoding L-threonylcarbamoyladenylate synthase, with translation MKIIRVDPDNPEKEKMGMVRDSLHCGKTVVYPTDTVYGLGANVFNEDALLKVYLMKGRPLTKPVSVCVSQVKDIQQIAHLNPEIDDIIKKILPGPYTLILNKKEVVPLLITGGMDKIGVRIPDNSICRELSKEFPITTTSANISGHPSPVSAQEARKDLDDHPDILIDSGPCSGGISSTVVDLTVSPPCILREGAGMEKLLQFME
- the pgsA gene encoding archaetidylinositol phosphate synthase; translation: MLNQVRPQFQRFIDPLARRIGLHPNVLTIIGLLVSLCAAYAFSQQNLLLGGLLILLSGFFDVIDGAVARNNNTKSKFGGFLDSTSDRFADAFIIIGIIYGGFVNWFWGILALLASLSVSYVRARAEVEGIKCDVGIAERAERLFIILGGAFIGYFTNPQLVMSLAILLVVILGYITVIQRIYHSWKELKDL
- a CDS encoding DUF357 domain-containing protein, producing MDAIDRIKKDLDLFAKNIKEIESIKINGEEEKIVEMAKNYRDDTRYYLEQNDHLTSFGCITYAHGLLDAVRLLHNLIKDE
- a CDS encoding TIGR00153 family protein, translated to MRKFFGKESMVEGHSRQHVELVYQCVQKLRELMPPFYRGEFDILDAKVIEMSILETKADEVRRIMEIEFFKGAFLPFDREDRIILAELVDNVADMTQEAAYGISLSRITFPPHYKNDFDELVEEVIDSIAVLKDCIELLDVDLGEALKKAHEVEEQEIKVDIIERRIIKKLYQSYRDEEFGILRLIELKAMVIRLGNIVDRAEDASDRVPIIAAKRKG
- a CDS encoding DUF434 domain-containing protein, with protein sequence MNFNDPILKEAKKDFQYLLERGFPRTGALEYVGNHYLLGQTQRNYLNRTVFSREKIKSRKDKLILLSDVKGKDVLVDGYNVLITTETMFQGADNLIVNCDDGVTRDVKAVFGKYKRNETTEIALKSIISLLKLFKPKKVLFFYDSPVSLSGELAKTTKDILNSCEVPGDAQTSKNVDLKLVRLSHELGAVVATSDGIIIDKVDRVLDIPFYASRTCKQ
- a CDS encoding response regulator; this translates as MMILIVEDDKRTILDLKSILTELGHNIVKIVPSGQKAIQEAGDLNPDLVIINIKLKGEMSGVEAAHKIEDLYKIPIIFLSVFIKNCLNKSLQLPDDAVVVSKPIKRDHLEYCILRVLNK
- the fbp gene encoding fructose-1,6-bisphosphate aldolase/phosphatase, with translation MKTTISVIKADVGSIAGHGLAHPAILKKCEEILAKAKEEELLIDYYVTNCGDDTELIMTHKQGEENEEIHEMAWNAFLEGTAIARELKLYGAGQDLLSDTFSGNIKGMGPGVAEMEFKERPSDPVVVFCCDKTEPGAFNLPIYKMFADPFSTAGLVIDPSMHNGFEFEVYDVMEHKKVKLSCPDEMYDLLALLGTISRYVIKRVRRRDDKEIAASISTERLNLMAGKYVGKDDPVAIVRSQSGFPAAGEIVEPFAFPHLVGGWMRGSHNGPLMPVGQKNAYPVRFDGPPRVIALGFQIADGKLVGPADMFDDPAFDRSRALASEVAEYMRRHGPFEPHRLPADEMEYTTLPGVMEKLSGRFEDI